In a single window of the Paenibacillus sp. MMS20-IR301 genome:
- the efp gene encoding elongation factor P produces the protein MISVNDFKTGLTVEVEGDIFTVLDFQHVKPGKGAAFVRSKLKNLRNGNTVERTFRAGETIGRAIIENRGVQYLYASGAEHVFMDNETYDQFELTAKQLEWELNFLRENMTVNIVSYQGEILGINLPTSVELKVTETEPGVKGNTAQGATKAATLETGHTVQVPLFINEGDVLLIDTREGKYISRA, from the coding sequence GTGATTTCAGTTAATGATTTCAAGACAGGCTTGACAGTAGAAGTAGAAGGGGATATCTTCACCGTCCTCGATTTCCAGCACGTAAAACCAGGTAAAGGTGCGGCATTCGTCCGCTCCAAGCTGAAGAACCTGCGCAACGGCAACACCGTTGAACGCACCTTCCGCGCCGGCGAAACCATCGGACGTGCAATCATCGAAAACCGCGGTGTGCAGTATCTGTATGCCAGCGGTGCTGAGCATGTATTCATGGATAACGAAACCTACGACCAGTTTGAATTGACTGCCAAGCAGCTGGAGTGGGAGCTTAACTTCCTGAGAGAGAACATGACTGTTAATATCGTAAGCTACCAGGGTGAAATCCTCGGGATCAACCTGCCTACAAGCGTTGAGCTGAAGGTAACAGAAACCGAGCCGGGCGTTAAAGGCAACACTGCCCAGGGTGCAACCAAAGCAGCTACGCTGGAAACCGGTCACACTGTACAGGTGCCGCTCTTCATCAACGAAGGTGACGTCCTGCTGATCGATACCCGTGAAGGCAAATACATCTCCCGCGCATAG